TCTTTTGGAACCCATTGATTGGACAGTTTGTATTGCGCCATGGCTTTATTCCAGAGAATATCTGCGTCTGCCCTGGCATGCGCGGCTGGCAAGATCACCAGGCAAAGGAGGAACAGGGAGGTTTTTATCTGTTTGATCATCTTAATTGCTTTGGCCAGACAAGGCGGCCTCCAGTGCAGTGACGAACTGATGGACGTGATAAGCATCCACCAGACCATGGTGAACGAAGATCGCTATGGGTAACATGAGGCGCTGATCCTGTTTGAAAAACTTGCCTACTGAAATCTTGGGGACACTGTCCTTACGGTCATATTGCCGTGCATGCGTGAGTCCGGTAAAGCTGATCCACGGTATGGCAGAAAAATGGATCACATCTTCACGTGCGCATTCATCATTGAAACAAAGACCGCTACTGTTCTTGATCTTGTCCATGGCGACGTTGGCGCCAGTGGCGAAGGCGGTAAATTCCTCTTCATAATAGATAGGACAAAAACCGAAAGTATGGTCAGCCCGTTGCACGGTTGCATTCGCGTGTATGACTTCGTAGTCAAATACCTTGTCATCTTCTATGCGGTAACGCATGGCATCCGTGCGCATGATGGCGCGCAGTATCTGATGCAGATAAAACAGGAAGAAAGATATTTGTTCTTCTTTGCAATGCTGGTAAGCCCAGGTGCAATCCACATTCAGGTTAATTCCATGGAAAGGTTCATCCATTTGCGAAAAGAAGGCGTAATGTTCGCGCCTGTTCCAGTTTGCTATGTCTAACTGCTTTTTCATATCCCGGTCATTCAAAATAAAAAAGGGGCAGAAAATTCTGCCCCCTCATCATAACCTGTCAGATGGTATTGATTCAACGCATTGCGGCAATCATCTTTTCCAGTTTGACGGTATCGGCACAGAAGGCACGTATGCCTTCTGACAGTTTTTCAGTTGCCATTGCATCTTCATTCAAATCAAGGCGGAAAGTCTTTTCATCCATGCTGACTTTTTGCAGATCAGAAGATGCTGCCAATTCCTTGCTCAGTTTTTGTGTGACATTGCTATTGCTGTCGCTGAGTTTTTGCAGGAGGTCAGGGCTGATG
This is a stretch of genomic DNA from Undibacterium sp. KW1. It encodes these proteins:
- a CDS encoding CatA-like O-acetyltransferase; amino-acid sequence: MKKQLDIANWNRREHYAFFSQMDEPFHGINLNVDCTWAYQHCKEEQISFFLFYLHQILRAIMRTDAMRYRIEDDKVFDYEVIHANATVQRADHTFGFCPIYYEEEFTAFATGANVAMDKIKNSSGLCFNDECAREDVIHFSAIPWISFTGLTHARQYDRKDSVPKISVGKFFKQDQRLMLPIAIFVHHGLVDAYHVHQFVTALEAALSGQSN